From the Companilactobacillus ginsenosidimutans genome, the window AGCTAATAAATAGGTAAAGATTACTCCGGGTCCCGCATAATTTGCGGCAATAATTCCTGGTGTGATAAAGATACCAGCACCAACAATAACCCCAATCCCCATGATGATGAGTCCCATTGGACCGATGGTTCTTTCTAAAGTCGGCTTCTCTAACAAAGCGGCTTTAACGTCTTTTCTTCTAAACAGGGATTTGAACATAAATCCCCCTCCATTCTGTAACTAGAAACATAGATAATTCTCCAGTGAATTGTTTAAGGGTAAATTATAGCACATGTTAATGAGTGAATTATTAAAAAGTTAAGATGATTACAACTTTAAATGTGATAATAGCAACGGTCTAGACAATTCTGAATATTAAAGAAAGCGCTTAAAAAACTTATTTATTTTAGCACTCGCCATTTTGCCGGTTTACATTTTGCTTAAAATCAGAAAGTTAAAATTTGTGTTTATGAAGAAATTATTCCAGTTATTTGCTCTAATATTAAAGTGAATATAAATACATTAATTGGAGGAGTGGACTGTGAACACCAGAGAAAAGTACCTTGTGGTAATTACTGATATCTTGTTGTTAGCACTACTTACTTATCCAATTTTTCTAGGTGGGCTAGTCGGTGGATATGATCCCGGATTTCATATGGGTAGAATTCAAATGCTGGCGTCAAATATCTCTGCTGGCCACTTTCCTAATCCAATCGGCTATGAGTATTTAGACAAATTTGGTTATGGAATCGGATTCTTTTATGGGAATTTCTTGATGTATCCCTTTGCCATGTTGAAAGTTTTAGGCTTGTCGACATATAAAGCGTATATTGTCTTCATTTTTACCTTCGTAGCATTGGCAATTTTCTCAATCAACTTCGCCACACAAAAATTATTCCACAATAGCTGGGCAACAATTTTATCAGCACCAATTTATTTAACCTCATATTATTTTGTAAGTATTATTTATATCCGAGCGGCTGCAGGGGAACTAATGGCATTTGCGCTAATACCATGGATCCTATTAAGTACATTCAAGATGGTCCAAGGTGAGACAAAGTATTGGCCAGTGTTTGCCGTGGCGTTCAGCTTGCTGCTAGTTTCTCATGTATTGTCATTTCTCATTTCAGTCGTAACAGCAGGTTTAATTGTAATTATGAATATCATCCCGGTATTTAAAAATAGAAAAATTCTGTTTTCTTTTATAAAAGGGACATTATTGTTCTTGGGATTATCAGCAGTATTCTTAATTCCATTTGTACAACAATATACAGTTCAACCATATAACAGCACGGCAGTTGATCAATATGGAAACTATTTAATTATCGTTTATTCAGTTTGGATGAAGAATCACGTATTCGATCCAACTCAGTTTGTTCAGACAATGGGACTGTGGTTGGTAATTCTAATTATATTTGCTCTACTATATTATTTGTTCAAGCAAATCAGGAGTAAGAGTTTCCACATCAAAAATAAAATCATTCCTCAGTCATTCATCATCATTGCAATTTATGCTTCATTAATAGTTTCGCCAAACTTGTTGCAGTTCGCCATTAAGGAGTTTAAACCATTAGTCTTGTTACAAGTAATGACAAGAGTAAGTGTCATGATTATTCCACTATTCGCTCTTCTAATTGCGTTCGCATTAGGTGACATGATAAAAAATTGGGGTAAATTCAGACTTCCACTGGTCGCAATATTTTTTGCATTTATTGCTATCGTGACGATTAATAATCCTATCAAATCAAACCTAGAACAAGTTGGCGCACGTAAACAGCCTATCCCAGTTGGCAGCATTAGTATGGGAGAGTATGAACCAGCAGCCTTCATGAAATACATGACTCAACATGGTTTTACGGTTGATCAAAAATTTTTGGAAAAGAATCAGGATGTTGATATCACCGAGAATACGCACAATGAAGCTGTTGTAAAAATCGACCACAATAAGAGTTCAAGAAAAGTTATGCTTCCGCGACTGTACTACAAGGGTTATCAAGTTAAAACGGTGTACGATGGAAAATCCATTACTAAGCCAGCTGCAAGAATGAATGGATTAGTTGCAACAAAACTTCCAGCTGATTTTAAGTCGGGAAAGGTTATTGTAACTTATCAGAATACTCCCGAAAGCATTGCTGGTTGGTGGATTACAATACTCACTGTCGTCTTTATGGCAGTGTTATTGATTTGGAAATTTAAGAAAGAATTATCAGAGATTCATATGGAATAGATTGGTACAAAAGGCTGTTCTGCAAAATGAAATGCTTGTATTAATTGATGTTTGTTCTAAATGTTATTCGTCTAATTGCATATTGTGATTAGACGTTATTTGTTTATATACAATTTTTTCTGAGGAATTAATGACATAGACTCCAAACATTTTTAACATATCATTATAGTTATAAAAATGAATTGTCATTGGAGCGGCCTATGAAAAAAATACACACTGCAACATTATCGCTAGTTTGTGCAATACTGTTATTATTTTCAGTCACTTCTTGTTCACACAATAAAGACAATGAGTCAGTGAAAAGTCATCACTCTAGTTCGATAAAAAAAGATAGTAATAAAAATTACTATATACCATTGGAACACTCGAAAAAAATTAACGTGACGTCGGTACAGGGGCTTATTGGTAAAAAGCTTGCCATGCCCGAGGATGCATATAGTGCTTATTATCTATTCTTAGACCCTAACGGAACTTTTCAACTAAGAGAATCAACAACGTTTGGTAATCCAAAAACATACCACAACTATGATTTGCCTGATGGAGATATTCCTCCAACATTCAGTGACACCATATTTGAAGGTAACTACACGGTTATTAATTCCGATATTATTTCATTAGTGTCCGATTCAACAGCCATATTCTCATATGATAATGACAACTACTTGAATAATCCAACCAGAAAAAGAATAGTCGCATCAAAATTTAACGTTGATTTTACAAGGTCACAGGATCAATCTTACTTTGCTCAAAAATACCCTCAAGTTAGTACTGGAGGAATTGCGCAGGATTATAATGTAAAAATTAAACTTTCAATTTACAAGGGAATGGCAATAGCCGGTATTAGCCAGGTAGGAATAAATACTGGGGATATAAAGTATTATATTTATCATTCCGATGGTAAAAGAGATCCTCAATCGTTGGAGCAACTGTACAATTTTGACGTAGTCTATAATCATTCACTATACTAAATGGATTTAATTTCACTTTAAAGAATATAGTGTTCGTTACTTCCTGGATTCAGCTTGGTGTATAAATGGTATCGTTCATAAAAATAGACGTGGGCTTTCCTAATTGTTTTCAATTAAGAAGGTTCACGTCATTTTTTTCATTATTTAATTAACATCATCAAGATTGGAACAACAACTAAACTCAAAATTGTTGTTTCGGTAACCATAATAGCTGCGTAATCTGAGTCGGCGCCGTAAAGTCTGGCAACAACTGGTGCGTTAGTCATAACTGGCATGGCTGATTGGATGATGAAGACTTGTTTCATCAAAGGTGGGCCAGGAATGAACAGGAAGAGAACTGACATCAAAACTGGAGCAGCAATGAATCGTCCGAAGAGGATTCCCAAGTTTTCTTTATGAAAGCTGATGTTGGTCAATCCAGCGTGAGCAATTGATATACCAATGAAAATCATTGATAGAGGGATGGTCAAATTTCCTAAGTATTCGAAATCGGTCATTAAGAATCCAGGCAGGTTGATATTCAACATGACGATGATTAGACCAATGATGAATCCAAGTAATGGTGGTGAGAAAAGTTTTCCTAGTGTTTTCTTAAGACTGAATGAACCTTTCTTTTGTCCGTCGACTTGGATTAAATAAGTACCAAGTGTCCAGAAGAAAGTGGTATTTGCCATGTAGTAAACCAAAACGTATGGCAAACTTTTAGTTCCAAATAACGCCATGTTGACAGGTAATCCAACGAAAACGGTATTTGAGTTGAAGAACATTGATGAGAACAAACCTTGTTTGCTTTTATCAATGTGTAAAAGTTTGATCATCAAAAATGAAACTCCAATTAAGATGGTCATTGATAGGACAGGGATTCCTAAGTCGGGAAGTAGTTTGATCAATTTAGATGCAGTGAAATCGTGCGTGATTGTGTAAATCATGTAAGTTGGCAATGCGACTTGCGTTACTAATTTGGCGATTAAACTGGTTGTTTCATCAGAGAACCAACCGCGTTTGGCTAGGAAATAGCCGACGGCGATTAGTCCGATGATGATTAGTATTCCTGAAACGCTTTGTACAAATACTCCCATAAAGAAATCTCCCTAAATTTTATATATATTTTCTATGGTACGCTTTTTTGTTTTTGATTTGTGAGGTTTTTTAATTATTTTCTAATTTTTCTTTGGTGCAGATGTTGGTGGTTCACTGTCGTCCTCCGGTCAGGTTCTTGGGGGCCGTGGTCGCTGTGAACACGATTCCAAGCCTTCCCAAAACCGGGGAAGTCTTGGAACTCGGTTTTATTCTAACCTTGGCCTGTGCCAAGCTAAGAATAACTCCA encodes:
- a CDS encoding AEC family transporter translates to MGVFVQSVSGILIIIGLIAVGYFLAKRGWFSDETTSLIAKLVTQVALPTYMIYTITHDFTASKLIKLLPDLGIPVLSMTILIGVSFLMIKLLHIDKSKQGLFSSMFFNSNTVFVGLPVNMALFGTKSLPYVLVYYMANTTFFWTLGTYLIQVDGQKKGSFSLKKTLGKLFSPPLLGFIIGLIIVMLNINLPGFLMTDFEYLGNLTIPLSMIFIGISIAHAGLTNISFHKENLGILFGRFIAAPVLMSVLFLFIPGPPLMKQVFIIQSAMPVMTNAPVVARLYGADSDYAAIMVTETTILSLVVVPILMMLIK